In one window of Episyrphus balteatus chromosome 3, idEpiBalt1.1, whole genome shotgun sequence DNA:
- the LOC129914307 gene encoding O-phosphoseryl-tRNA(Sec) selenium transferase — translation MDISSILNIEKLVPRNYLNLAIEAGRSSEQSRRILLETRKLPERGWSESAIENFIQYLSSLDSNNFNGKTGLGEREARIACRLVAKRHYNFGHGIGRSGDLLEPQPKAAGSTLMSNLTNSLLLDLIHYLGVASAKLCFLCPMATGMTLNLCLLTLKKQNPKAKYVLWSRIDQKSCFKCITMAGLQPVVIDVVNGPKGLQTNMAAFEQEIQKLGSEKILCIFSTTSCFAPRNCDNILALSQLAEKSNIPHLVNNAYGLQSTYLTHQLEQGNKSGRIDLFVQSTDKNLMVPVGGAIVAGFNEETVRAVAKTYAGRASSSQSVDVLMTLLFLGKSGYLEYRTNRLSCFEYLHSRMTEFAYKHSESMFLTKGNPISMAMTLNTFRSLDNLSKLGSMLYTRGISGVRVVTTLDVKSIDDHTFYGWGSHFSKSEVPYITVAAAIGITKSEIDVFMKKLKECWIKLSSSLK, via the exons ATGGATATCAGTAgcattttaaatattgaaaagcTAGTCCCCAGAAATTATCTCAATCTTGCTATTGAAGCCGGCAGATCTTCAGAACAATCCCGACGGATTCTACTCGAAACG CGTAAGCTACCTGAAAGAGGATGGAGTGAATCGGCTATCGAAAACTTTATCCAATACCTATCATCACTTGACAGTaataattttaatggaaaaacaGGATTAGGAGAGCGGGAAGCTCGAATTGCCTGTC GTCTTGTTGCAAAACGTCACTATAACTTTGGTCATGGGATTGGCCGTTCGGGTGATCTTTTAGAACCACAGCCCAAAGCAGCCGGTTCGACTCTAATGTCTAACCTCACCAACAGTTTACTTTTAGATCTCATACACTATCTAGGCGTTGCTAGTGCGAAACTTTGCTTCTTATGTCCTATGGCTACAGGTATGACCCTGAATCTATGCCTTCTCACATTGAAGAAACAAAATCCCAAAGCAAAGTATGTTCTATGGTCTAGAATCGATCAGAAGTCCTGTTTTAAATGTATAACCATGGCAGGCTTGCAACCGGTTGTTATTGATGTTGTAAACGGGCCGAAAGGTCTGCAAACCAACATGGCTGCATTTGAACAAGAGATTCAAAAACTGGGATCTGAAAAGATTTTATGCATCTTTTCTACTACGAGTTGCTTTGCTCCTCGCAACTGTGACAATATATTGGCTCTGTCTCAGTTAGCCGAAAAATCGAACATTCCACATTTGGTTAACAATGCATACGGTCTACAAAGCACATATCTGACTCACCAATTAGAACAAGGCAATAAATCTGGACGAATCGACTTATTCGTCCAGAGTACTGATAAGAATTTAATGGTTCCAGTTGGAGGAGCGATCGTAGCTGGATTCAATGAGGAGACTGTTCGTGCTGTTGCTAAGACATACGCTG GTAGAGCATCAAGTAGTCAATCGGTTGATGTCCTTATGACACTACTGTTTCTTGGTAAATCAGGTTATTTAGAGTATAGAACCAATCGTTTAAGTTGTTTTGAATATCTTCATTCGAGAATGACTGAATTTGCTTATAAACACTCGGAGAGTATGTTTCTTACCAAAGGAAATCCTATATCAATGGCTATGACATTGAATACGTTTCGGTCTTTAGATAATTTATCTAAATTAGGATCAATGTTGTATACGAGAGGGATTTCAGGAGTTCGTGTTGTTACAACGTTGGATGTGAAGTCAATAGATGATCATACATTTTATG GATGGGGAAGCCACTTTTCAAAATCAGAAGTACCATATATCACAGTTGCTGCAGCAATAGGTATTACGAAAAGTGAAATCGAtgttttcatgaaaaaattaaaggaatgCTGGATCAAGTTATCTAGTTCTTTAAAATAA